The following are encoded together in the Burkholderiales bacterium genome:
- a CDS encoding amidohydrolase family protein, protein MHDLVIDNAMLIDGTGTPARSGALGIKDGRIAALGKHVGPGRERLDAGGLALAPGIVDLHTHYDAQLTWDPFATPSVALGVTTVVIGNCGFTIAPCREADRDLTLRNLTHVEGMPLEALRAGVDWSFESYADYLNLLERKGPVPNVASFVGHSSVRTYVMGEDAPRRAATPDEVARMKRIVLDALRAGAVGFSTSTLEQHNGENGVPMPSRLADEHEMLELTGALGEAAKGVFQITKGMITTVPWLEKIAQRTGRPVMIAALFVDPNDPERVFEEFREIDAARRRGRELWGHVTCFPLGMEFTLRHPYPLEALLAWRPAIEAEGSEHYQRVLRDPGFRQAVKKEARSRTVPNRFSYHSLEHMTITQVIQDRHRPFLGKNVAALARAQSRDPFDWFLDFGLDGELDAMVDCKLFNTDEDALRDLIRQPHAQITLSDAGAHLAFLCDAGFGLHLFGHWVRERGDLTLEQAVRLVTSRPAQLYRIKDRGRLQPGAWADLILFDPATVGRGAKRRVWDLPGGASRVDTPPVGLHGVWVNGVRVVDEKGPIRDAGRSGRLLREFSD, encoded by the coding sequence ATGCACGATCTGGTCATCGACAACGCCATGTTGATCGACGGCACCGGAACGCCGGCGCGCTCCGGAGCCCTGGGCATCAAGGACGGTCGCATCGCCGCGCTGGGCAAACACGTAGGGCCGGGGCGTGAACGGCTCGACGCCGGCGGCCTGGCGCTCGCGCCGGGCATTGTCGATCTGCACACCCACTACGACGCGCAGCTCACCTGGGATCCCTTCGCCACGCCCTCCGTCGCGCTGGGCGTCACCACTGTGGTGATCGGCAACTGCGGCTTCACCATCGCGCCTTGTCGCGAAGCCGACCGCGACCTTACCCTGCGCAACCTCACCCACGTGGAAGGCATGCCGCTCGAAGCCCTGCGCGCCGGGGTCGACTGGAGCTTCGAGAGCTACGCGGACTATCTGAATCTGCTCGAGCGCAAAGGGCCGGTGCCGAACGTCGCTTCCTTCGTCGGCCACTCCTCGGTGCGAACCTACGTGATGGGCGAGGACGCGCCCAGGCGTGCCGCCACGCCGGACGAAGTGGCCCGGATGAAGCGGATCGTGCTGGACGCGCTGCGCGCAGGCGCGGTCGGCTTCTCGACCTCGACTCTGGAACAGCACAACGGCGAGAACGGCGTGCCGATGCCCTCCCGGCTCGCCGACGAGCACGAAATGCTGGAGCTGACCGGTGCGCTGGGCGAAGCCGCCAAGGGGGTATTCCAGATCACCAAGGGCATGATCACCACGGTACCGTGGCTGGAGAAGATCGCCCAGCGCACCGGGCGGCCGGTGATGATCGCGGCGCTGTTCGTGGACCCCAACGATCCCGAGCGCGTGTTCGAGGAGTTCCGCGAAATCGACGCCGCGCGCCGCCGAGGCCGCGAGCTCTGGGGCCACGTCACCTGCTTCCCGCTCGGCATGGAGTTCACGCTGCGCCATCCGTACCCGCTGGAAGCCCTGCTCGCGTGGCGGCCAGCGATCGAAGCGGAAGGCTCGGAGCACTACCAGCGCGTGCTGCGCGACCCGGGCTTTCGCCAGGCAGTGAAGAAAGAAGCGCGCTCCCGGACTGTGCCCAACCGGTTCTCCTATCACAGCCTGGAGCACATGACGATCACGCAGGTCATCCAGGACCGGCACCGTCCGTTCTTGGGAAAGAACGTCGCCGCGCTGGCGCGGGCGCAAAGCAGGGATCCGTTCGACTGGTTCCTCGACTTCGGACTCGACGGCGAGCTGGACGCGATGGTGGACTGCAAGCTCTTCAACACCGACGAAGACGCGCTGCGCGACCTGATCCGCCAGCCGCATGCCCAGATCACCCTGTCGGACGCCGGCGCCCACCTCGCCTTCCTGTGCGACGCCGGGTTTGGTCTGCACCTGTTCGGTCACTGGGTGCGCGAGCGCGGCGACCTCACGCTGGAGCAGGCGGTGCGGCTGGTGACCAGCCGTCCGGCGCAGCTCTACCGCATCAAGGATCGCGGCCGCCTGCAGCCCGGCGCGTGGGCGGACCTGATCCTGTTCGATCCCGCCACGGTCGGTCGCGGCGCAAAACGCAGGGTGTGGGATCTGCCGGGCGGCGCGAGCCGGGTGGACACGCCGCCGGTCGGACTGCACGGTGTCTGGGTAAATGGCGTGCGCGTGGTCGACGAGAAGGGGCCGATTCGCGATGCCGGACGCTCCGGCAGGCTGCTTCGCGAGTTCTCGGACTGA
- a CDS encoding SLC13 family permease — MIDVLAIPGLDGHGVAVISLAALAFVLLAWDRWPIQSISLGILGALATLFLFFPYQHHGRAVEPFEFFYGFGHQALIAICALMILGRALVATGALDPVARRLAHRLESRPRVALLTVLVGAALASGFVNDTPIVVVLIPLLMSAADKSGGSPAQMLMPMNFAVLIGGMATTIGTSTNLIVVSMVAGHGLGQIGMFDFYPIVAIAAIPALAYLWLVAPLLLRKVESPTPSQSQLIFTAELRVTEGSPLDGLPVGEVRERTNGKLSILEIRRGDHLTLKHSPSATLQAGDRIVVRDTAENLKEFGRMLGAELHGPGSERGAAERRASEGRAEAGREAEPGSDEQFLAQLIITEDSTLEGTSLRRSRFPEVFGLSVVGLRRSAATGQWRREDISDTILRSGDVLLVQGTDEQIREAQSARAGLVLDSRVSLPRSNKAPLVLGILAAVVLLAAFKVMPIALAALAGVLLLIGSGCLKWDDAKSALSSKVILLIASSLALGKALTVTGGTSFLAHHLVQTAAQLDTAWFLALLMLLMGVLTNFVSNTAAAAIGTPLAWETALQLGAHWEPFVLAVLFGCNLCYLTPMGYQTNLLVMNAAGYRFSDFSKVGGFLFVLMWGVLTWLLVHVYDL; from the coding sequence GTGATTGACGTGCTAGCCATTCCCGGATTAGACGGGCACGGCGTCGCAGTGATCAGCCTGGCGGCGTTGGCGTTTGTGCTGCTGGCCTGGGATCGCTGGCCGATCCAGTCGATTAGCCTTGGCATTCTCGGTGCGCTCGCGACGCTGTTTCTGTTCTTCCCCTACCAGCACCACGGGCGCGCGGTTGAGCCCTTCGAGTTCTTCTACGGCTTCGGACACCAGGCCCTGATCGCCATCTGTGCGCTGATGATTCTGGGTCGCGCCTTGGTCGCGACCGGCGCGCTCGACCCCGTCGCGCGCAGGCTCGCCCACCGCCTGGAGTCGCGGCCGCGAGTGGCTCTGCTCACGGTATTGGTCGGCGCGGCACTCGCGAGCGGCTTCGTCAACGACACGCCGATCGTCGTGGTTCTGATACCGCTACTGATGAGTGCCGCAGACAAGTCCGGGGGCTCCCCTGCACAGATGCTGATGCCCATGAACTTCGCCGTCCTCATCGGCGGTATGGCCACCACCATTGGCACATCCACCAATCTGATCGTGGTATCCATGGTCGCCGGACATGGATTGGGGCAGATCGGGATGTTCGACTTCTACCCGATTGTCGCGATCGCGGCCATCCCTGCGCTCGCCTACCTGTGGCTGGTCGCGCCCCTGCTGCTGCGGAAAGTCGAATCACCCACGCCCAGCCAATCCCAGCTCATCTTCACCGCCGAGCTGCGTGTGACCGAAGGTTCCCCGCTGGATGGGCTGCCGGTTGGTGAAGTGCGCGAGCGCACCAACGGAAAGTTGAGCATCCTGGAAATCAGGCGCGGAGACCACTTGACGCTCAAACACTCGCCCTCGGCCACTCTGCAGGCAGGTGACCGCATCGTGGTCCGCGACACTGCCGAGAACCTGAAAGAGTTCGGCCGGATGCTGGGGGCCGAACTGCATGGTCCGGGCAGCGAGCGAGGCGCAGCAGAGCGCCGCGCGAGCGAAGGACGAGCAGAGGCAGGCCGGGAAGCCGAGCCAGGCTCCGATGAACAGTTCCTTGCGCAGCTGATCATCACCGAGGACTCGACTCTGGAAGGCACGAGTTTGCGTCGCTCCCGCTTCCCCGAGGTCTTCGGACTCAGCGTCGTCGGTCTGCGCCGCTCGGCCGCGACCGGGCAGTGGCGCCGCGAAGACATTTCCGACACGATTCTGCGATCCGGTGACGTCCTGCTGGTTCAGGGCACCGACGAGCAGATCCGCGAGGCCCAGTCCGCGCGTGCCGGGCTGGTGCTCGACTCGCGGGTGAGCCTGCCCAGGAGCAACAAGGCGCCGCTGGTCCTGGGCATCCTTGCGGCAGTGGTGCTGCTGGCCGCCTTCAAGGTGATGCCCATCGCGCTCGCCGCGCTCGCCGGCGTGCTGCTGCTGATTGGTTCAGGCTGCCTGAAATGGGATGACGCAAAGTCGGCGCTCAGCTCGAAAGTCATCCTGCTGATTGCTTCCAGCCTCGCGCTCGGCAAGGCGTTGACAGTCACCGGCGGCACGAGTTTCCTCGCACACCATCTGGTGCAGACTGCCGCGCAGCTGGACACTGCCTGGTTTCTCGCGCTGCTGATGCTGTTGATGGGCGTGCTGACCAACTTCGTTTCGAACACCGCGGCCGCGGCGATCGGCACCCCGCTCGCCTGGGAGACCGCTCTTCAGCTTGGCGCACACTGGGAGCCGTTCGTGCTGGCGGTCCTCTTCGGCTGCAACCTGTGCTATCTGACGCCGATGGGTTATCAGACGAACCTGCTCGTGATGAACGCCGCGGGTTACCGCTTCAGCGACTTCAGCAAGGTCGGCGGCTTTCTGTTCGTCCTGATGTGGGGCGTGCTGACCTGGCTTCTGGTCCACGTGTACGATCTGTGA
- a CDS encoding Gfo/Idh/MocA family oxidoreductase, which translates to MKRVVWGVLSTAKIGMKRVLPGMKKSPWCEIRAIASRSEAAARSAADALGIPRAYGSYEALLADPEIEAIYNPLPNHLHVPWTLKAARAGKHVLCEKPIALSAGEAAALRTVPRNILVMEAFMVRFHPQWLRAAELVHAGELGELRAVQVFFSYHNTDPANIRNIAEAGGGALYDIGCYPVMAGRFFFQAEPRRAIALIDRDPVFKTDRLSSALVDFGEGRQLEFTVSTQCVPYQRIQLCGSRRRVEIQIPFNAPQGRTTLIFIDDGCSLSGAGIRTEVIPAADQYMLQGEAFARAVRGEIALPYGIEDAISNMRVIDALLRSERSSRWEDI; encoded by the coding sequence ATGAAACGCGTCGTCTGGGGCGTGCTGAGCACCGCAAAGATCGGAATGAAGCGGGTCCTGCCGGGCATGAAGAAGAGCCCGTGGTGCGAGATCCGCGCCATCGCGTCACGGTCCGAGGCCGCCGCGCGCAGTGCCGCCGATGCACTGGGAATCCCGAGGGCGTACGGTTCTTACGAGGCGCTGCTTGCCGACCCGGAGATCGAGGCGATCTACAACCCGCTGCCGAATCACTTGCACGTACCGTGGACCTTGAAGGCCGCACGGGCGGGGAAACATGTCCTGTGCGAGAAGCCGATCGCGCTGAGCGCAGGGGAAGCGGCGGCTCTGCGCACGGTGCCCAGGAACATCCTGGTGATGGAAGCCTTCATGGTGCGCTTCCATCCCCAGTGGCTGCGCGCCGCGGAGCTGGTTCACGCAGGGGAACTCGGCGAGCTGCGAGCGGTGCAAGTGTTTTTCTCGTACCACAACACCGACCCGGCCAATATCCGCAACATCGCCGAGGCCGGCGGCGGCGCGCTCTACGACATCGGCTGCTATCCCGTCATGGCCGGGCGGTTTTTCTTCCAGGCGGAGCCCAGGCGCGCGATTGCGCTGATCGATCGCGATCCGGTCTTCAAGACCGACCGCTTGTCGAGCGCGTTGGTCGACTTCGGCGAAGGGCGTCAGCTGGAGTTCACCGTTTCGACCCAGTGCGTGCCCTATCAGCGCATTCAGCTCTGCGGGTCCAGGCGCCGCGTCGAGATCCAGATCCCGTTCAATGCGCCCCAAGGGCGAACGACGCTGATATTCATCGACGACGGATGTTCGCTGTCCGGCGCGGGGATCCGCACCGAGGTCATCCCCGCCGCCGATCAGTACATGCTGCAGGGCGAAGCGTTTGCACGCGCGGTGCGTGGCGAGATCGCCCTGCCCTACGGAATCGAGGACGCCATCTCCAACATGCGCGTCATCGATGCGCTCTTGCGCTCCGAACGCTCCTCCCGCTGGGAGGACATCTAG
- a CDS encoding DUF465 domain-containing protein: MQIMPHDVEHEFPEFKNLIHEMRDRDQRLAELIDEYERVNAEIVDIEENDKPFQDFEFENMKKRRLRLKDQIYFLLRGYQH; the protein is encoded by the coding sequence ATGCAAATAATGCCGCACGACGTTGAGCACGAGTTTCCCGAGTTCAAGAACCTGATCCATGAAATGAGAGACCGTGATCAACGCCTCGCCGAGCTGATCGACGAGTACGAGCGTGTGAACGCCGAAATCGTGGACATTGAAGAGAACGACAAGCCGTTTCAGGACTTTGAGTTCGAGAACATGAAGAAACGGCGGCTCAGACTGAAGGACCAGATCTACTTCCTCCTGCGCGGTTACCAGCACTGA
- a CDS encoding RraA family protein, with amino-acid sequence MQPVDLFEHLRRFDTPTIANALEIARGGRFTTGFTRSPLIAANPKLPSVIGFARTAAIRCSVPFDAPVRREKLLAYYEYLARPAQPTIAVVQDIDSQRGLGAFWGEVNTHVHWGLGCMGAITDGSMRDLDAMHPQFQCLAAKLSPSHGWVQVVEFGRPVDVLGLAVSDGDVVHADRHGALVIPADVLEKLPAAIDLMARREKVVLDAARQPGFNIQKLRQAYADMEKVR; translated from the coding sequence ATGCAGCCTGTCGATCTGTTCGAACACCTGCGGCGATTCGACACGCCCACCATCGCCAATGCCCTCGAGATCGCGCGCGGCGGGCGGTTCACCACCGGCTTCACACGCAGCCCGCTGATCGCTGCGAATCCGAAGCTTCCATCCGTCATCGGCTTCGCCCGGACCGCCGCGATCCGCTGCTCGGTACCCTTCGACGCCCCGGTGCGCAGGGAAAAGCTGCTGGCCTACTACGAGTACCTCGCGCGCCCGGCGCAGCCGACGATCGCCGTCGTGCAGGACATCGACAGCCAGCGCGGATTGGGTGCTTTCTGGGGAGAAGTCAACACGCACGTGCACTGGGGCCTGGGGTGCATGGGCGCAATCACCGACGGTTCGATGCGCGACCTGGACGCGATGCATCCGCAATTCCAGTGCCTTGCCGCCAAGCTCTCGCCGAGCCACGGGTGGGTTCAAGTTGTCGAGTTCGGAAGGCCGGTGGACGTGTTGGGGCTGGCCGTGTCCGATGGCGACGTCGTGCACGCCGACCGGCACGGCGCGCTCGTCATCCCGGCGGATGTTCTGGAGAAGCTGCCGGCTGCAATCGACCTGATGGCGCGGCGGGAGAAGGTGGTGCTCGACGCCGCCAGGCAGCCAGGGTTCAACATCCAGAAGCTCAGGCAGGCTTACGCGGACATGGAAAAAGTGCGGTGA
- a CDS encoding aldolase/citrate lyase family protein — protein sequence MQIVNAAKARLAKGEIAIGMGIRGVRGVEVARLMKTAGYDWLFIDLEHGATSTETASAISVAALDAGIAPFVRVPHGELAMGTRCLDAGALGIVVPHVDTADVARAMVDAFKFRPLGHRSIGGAYPQFGFASRPVNEVVTELNEATMIVAMIETPQAVENAEKIAAVHGIDALLMGTNDLCLEMGIPGKIDDARIVAAMDTLIAACRKHGKYPALGGVYTRDLMKRYLARGMRMVLAGNDIGLLLNAAQDQASFVRACQ from the coding sequence ATGCAGATCGTCAATGCGGCAAAGGCGCGGCTGGCCAAGGGAGAGATCGCCATCGGCATGGGCATTCGCGGCGTGCGCGGCGTGGAAGTGGCCAGGCTGATGAAGACCGCGGGATACGACTGGCTGTTCATCGATCTGGAACACGGCGCGACTTCCACCGAAACCGCCTCTGCCATCAGTGTGGCCGCGCTCGACGCGGGCATCGCGCCCTTCGTGCGCGTGCCGCATGGCGAACTGGCGATGGGCACCCGCTGCCTCGACGCCGGGGCGCTGGGGATCGTCGTTCCCCACGTCGATACCGCCGACGTGGCTCGTGCGATGGTCGACGCCTTCAAGTTCCGTCCGCTCGGCCACCGCTCGATCGGTGGCGCCTATCCGCAGTTCGGCTTCGCTTCCCGGCCGGTGAACGAAGTGGTGACCGAGCTGAACGAGGCGACGATGATCGTGGCCATGATCGAGACGCCGCAGGCGGTCGAAAATGCCGAGAAGATCGCGGCGGTGCACGGTATCGACGCACTGTTGATGGGCACCAACGATCTGTGTCTGGAGATGGGCATCCCGGGAAAGATCGACGACGCCCGCATCGTCGCGGCGATGGATACGCTCATCGCCGCCTGCCGCAAACACGGCAAGTATCCGGCGCTGGGCGGGGTATATACGCGCGACTTGATGAAACGATACCTCGCGCGCGGAATGCGCATGGTTCTCGCCGGCAACGACATCGGCCTGCTGCTCAATGCCGCGCAGGACCAGGCGAGCTTCGTTCGCGCCTGCCAGTGA
- a CDS encoding acyl-CoA dehydrogenase family protein, with protein MDFSFTAEQLAIRDAVARLCDRFGERYWLEHDRSGEFPADFHRAIAQAGWLGIAMPEAYGGAGLGITEAALMMQTVSESGAGFSGASAVHMNIFGLNPVVVFGRDEQKRRWLPPLIRGEEKACFAVTEPSAGLDTAAIETTARREGDRYVLRGRKIWTSTAQVADRMLILARTAPAAAKPTDGLSLFYTGLDRGRVEVREIEKMGRKAVDSNMLFIEELPVPVEDRIGEEGRGFEYLLHGLNPERILIAAEAVGLGRAALKRAVSYANERVVFDRPIGQNQAIQHPLARGWMELEAANLMTFKAAALYDRGAPCGAEANAAKYLAAEACFRTCEQAVLTLGGMGYAKEYHVERYLREAMIPRLAPVSPHLILCYIAEKALGLPKSY; from the coding sequence ATGGATTTCTCGTTCACCGCTGAGCAGCTCGCGATCAGGGACGCGGTCGCCAGACTGTGCGACCGCTTCGGCGAGCGCTACTGGCTCGAGCATGATCGCAGCGGGGAGTTTCCCGCGGATTTTCACCGCGCGATCGCGCAGGCCGGCTGGCTCGGCATCGCCATGCCGGAGGCCTACGGCGGTGCCGGGCTGGGCATCACGGAAGCCGCGCTGATGATGCAGACCGTCAGCGAGTCGGGCGCGGGTTTCTCGGGTGCATCCGCTGTGCACATGAACATCTTCGGCCTGAACCCGGTGGTGGTGTTCGGCCGCGACGAGCAAAAGCGCCGCTGGCTTCCGCCGCTGATCCGCGGCGAGGAAAAGGCGTGCTTCGCGGTGACAGAACCCAGCGCCGGGCTCGATACGGCCGCCATCGAGACGACGGCGCGGCGCGAAGGCGATCGGTACGTGCTGCGCGGGCGCAAGATCTGGACTTCCACCGCGCAGGTAGCGGATCGCATGCTGATCCTGGCCCGCACCGCGCCGGCCGCGGCCAAGCCCACCGACGGTCTTTCGCTGTTCTACACGGGGCTCGACCGCGGCCGGGTCGAAGTGCGCGAAATCGAGAAGATGGGGCGCAAGGCGGTGGACTCGAACATGCTTTTTATCGAGGAACTGCCGGTGCCCGTGGAAGACCGCATCGGGGAAGAAGGCCGCGGCTTCGAGTACCTGCTGCACGGGCTCAATCCCGAGCGCATCCTGATCGCCGCCGAGGCGGTGGGCCTCGGGCGCGCGGCGCTCAAGCGCGCCGTGTCTTACGCAAACGAGCGAGTCGTTTTCGACCGCCCGATCGGGCAGAATCAGGCGATCCAGCACCCGCTCGCCCGCGGCTGGATGGAACTGGAAGCCGCGAACCTGATGACCTTCAAGGCCGCCGCGCTCTACGATCGCGGAGCACCGTGCGGGGCCGAGGCCAATGCCGCGAAGTACCTTGCGGCGGAGGCATGCTTTCGCACCTGCGAACAGGCCGTGCTCACGCTCGGGGGCATGGGTTACGCGAAGGAGTACCACGTCGAGCGTTACCTGCGCGAAGCGATGATTCCGCGGCTGGCGCCGGTCAGCCCGCACCTCATCCTGTGCTACATCGCGGAGAAGGCGCTCGGCCTGCCGAAGTCGTATTGA
- a CDS encoding tripartite tricarboxylate transporter substrate binding protein: protein MTWRVFRRLCAQAARVLLCACMVASCGGTHGAQPYPAKPVKLVVPFAPGSATDSAGRLLASELGQRLGQSVVVENRAGANGQIAAALVAKSAPDGYTLFMTTNTTHSANPHLYRTLPYRPLEDFAPIARVGTLPFMLVVTPGLPVDNTAEFIAYARANKGKLSYGTASSASLVGAETLNAMADLDLIRVGYKASPQAILDLAAGRLQVMVADFTTAMPQVRAGKLKVLGVTTAQRSALLPDVPAIGETLKGYDLTSWNGVFAPAGTPGDIVARIEREMLSILAQPQIRRRFADIGFEVDALDAASFARFLHSEIEHWGRLVRAAKIEAE, encoded by the coding sequence ATGACGTGGCGTGTCTTCCGACGCCTGTGCGCGCAGGCTGCGCGCGTGCTGCTCTGCGCCTGCATGGTCGCGTCTTGCGGCGGTACCCACGGCGCGCAGCCCTACCCTGCGAAGCCCGTGAAACTGGTGGTTCCCTTCGCTCCGGGCAGCGCCACCGACTCGGCCGGCCGACTGCTCGCATCCGAACTCGGCCAGCGACTGGGGCAAAGCGTCGTTGTGGAGAACAGGGCGGGCGCCAACGGCCAGATTGCCGCCGCGCTGGTCGCCAAGAGCGCGCCCGATGGCTACACCCTGTTCATGACCACCAACACCACGCACTCGGCCAACCCGCACCTGTACCGCACGCTGCCCTATCGTCCGCTCGAGGACTTCGCGCCGATTGCGCGCGTCGGCACATTGCCTTTCATGCTGGTGGTCACGCCCGGCCTGCCCGTCGACAACACTGCCGAGTTCATCGCCTACGCCAGGGCCAACAAGGGCAAGCTCTCCTACGGGACGGCGAGCAGCGCCTCCCTGGTCGGCGCCGAGACGCTGAACGCCATGGCGGACCTGGACCTGATCCGCGTGGGCTACAAGGCAAGCCCGCAGGCGATTCTCGATCTCGCGGCCGGACGCCTGCAGGTGATGGTGGCCGACTTCACCACCGCGATGCCGCAGGTGCGCGCCGGCAAGCTGAAAGTTCTCGGCGTCACGACCGCGCAGCGCTCCGCGCTGCTGCCCGATGTGCCGGCGATCGGCGAAACGCTCAAAGGCTACGACCTCACGTCCTGGAACGGCGTGTTCGCGCCCGCCGGCACGCCGGGGGACATCGTTGCCCGAATCGAGCGCGAGATGCTCTCGATCCTGGCGCAGCCGCAGATCAGACGGCGTTTCGCCGACATCGGCTTCGAGGTCGACGCGCTGGACGCGGCGAGCTTCGCCCGCTTTCTCCACAGCGAGATCGAGCACTGGGGGCGCCTGGTGCGCGCCGCGAAGATCGAGGCGGAGTAG